Proteins co-encoded in one Phycodurus eques isolate BA_2022a chromosome 14, UOR_Pequ_1.1, whole genome shotgun sequence genomic window:
- the nceh1a gene encoding neutral cholesterol ester hydrolase 1a isoform X2, whose amino-acid sequence MWLLWAAIAVSVAAVLRYCACTPLPCAIGQQWKLLLLDALLKTGIRLVKDNSTIVQGSAHHTRSPVRVMERLGLGRHLKATRRSSKVPEATAKKPKAEPGAGFLAVSDVAFDGVPVRVYQPLTASEGRLRRGLLYIHGGGWAYGSAKDGAYDRGSCKMSKELNMVVVSVDYRLYPETRFPTPYLECLTAAKRFLSPGVLAEYGVDPERVAVSGDSAGGNLAAALAQEIAMDDSVRVKFSVQALIYPALQALDFNTPSYQQNRDMVILNRPLMVQFWLQYLGGDLSLKPHLLANEHSFNVAPEFRAGLDWTALLLPEHQKDYFPVRGEGPRGILDEVAGLLDVRAAPLLAGREVLAKCPRAYVMTCEYDVLRDDGLMYARRLRDAGVEVTAEHHRDGFHGCFTLTVWPFEFDVGVRAFADYVRWLRDNL is encoded by the exons ATGTGGCTGCTGTGGGCGGCTATCGCCGTCTCCGTGGCCGCGGTGCTGCGCTACTGCGCGTGCACACCGCTGCCCTGCGCCATTGGACAGCAGTGGAAGCTTTTGCTACTGGACGCCCTCCTCAAGACTGGCATACGCCTG GTGAAAGACAACAGTACAATAGTTCAGGGATCGGCACACCACACACGCTCACCG GTGCGTGTGATGGAACGGCTGGGCTTGGGGCGCCACCTCAAGGCCACGCGAAGGTCTTCCAAGGTGCCGGAGGCCACCGCGAAGAAGCCGAAGGCCGAGCCCGGCGCGGGGTTCTTGGCGGTCAGCGACGTGGCTTTCGACGGCGTCCCCGTGCGCGTTTACCAGCCTCTGACGGCCAGCGAGGGCCGCCTAAGGAGAGGTCTGCTGTACATCCACGGAGGAGGCTGGGCCTACGGCAGTGCCA AGGACGGCGCGTACGATCGAGGCAGCTGCAAAATGTCCAAAGAGCTCAACATGGTCGTGGTTTCTGTCGA TTATCGTCTGTATCCCGAGACCCGCTTCCCGACGCCGTACCTGGAATGCCTCACGGCCGCCAAGCGCTTCCTGTCCCCGGGGGTGCTGGCCGAGTACGGCGTGGACCCCGAGCGCGTGGCCGTCTCGGGGGACAGCGCGGGGGGCAACCTGGCGGCGGCGCTCGCGCAGGAG aTTGCCATGGACGACAGCGTGAGGGTGAAGTTCAGCGTCCAAGCTTTGATCTACCCGGCGCTTCAGGCTTTGGACTTCAACACGCCGTCCTATCAGCAGAACCGGGACATGGTCATCCTCAACCGTCCGCTCATGGTCCAGTTTTGGCTGCAGTACCTGGGCGGCGACCTCTCCCTTAAGCCGCACCTCCTGGCCAACGAGCACAGCTTCAACGTTGCGCCGGAGTTTAGGGCTGGCCTGGACTGGACCGCCCTCCTCCTTCCCGAGCACCAGAAGGACTACTTTCCCGTACGTGGCGAGGGGCCTCGTG GAATCCTGGATGAAGTTGCGGGTCTGCTGGACGTGCGCGCGGCGCCCCTCCTGGCGGGACGCGAGGTTCTGGCCAAGTGCCCGCGGGCCTACGTGATGACGTGCGAGTACGACGTGCTGCGAGACGACGGGCTGATGTACGCGCGCCGCTTGAGGGACGCGGGCGTGGAGGTGACGGCCGAGCACCACCGAGACGGATTCCACGGATGCTTCACCCTCACCGTGTGGCCCTTCGAGTTCGACGTCGGGGTGAGGGCCTTCGCGGACTACGTCCGATGGCTGCGCGACAACTTGTAA
- the nceh1a gene encoding neutral cholesterol ester hydrolase 1a isoform X3, which translates to MWLLWAAIAVSVAAVLRYCACTPLPCAIGQQWKLLLLDALLKTGIRLVRVMERLGLGRHLKATRRSSKVPEATAKKPKAEPGAGFLAVSDVAFDGVPVRVYQPLTASEGRLRRGLLYIHGGGWAYGSAKDGAYDRGSCKMSKELNMVVVSVDYRLYPETRFPTPYLECLTAAKRFLSPGVLAEYGVDPERVAVSGDSAGGNLAAALAQEIAMDDSVRVKFSVQALIYPALQALDFNTPSYQQNRDMVILNRPLMVQFWLQYLGGDLSLKPHLLANEHSFNVAPEFRAGLDWTALLLPEHQKDYFPVRGEGPRGMERILDEVAGLLDVRAAPLLAGREVLAKCPRAYVMTCEYDVLRDDGLMYARRLRDAGVEVTAEHHRDGFHGCFTLTVWPFEFDVGVRAFADYVRWLRDNL; encoded by the exons ATGTGGCTGCTGTGGGCGGCTATCGCCGTCTCCGTGGCCGCGGTGCTGCGCTACTGCGCGTGCACACCGCTGCCCTGCGCCATTGGACAGCAGTGGAAGCTTTTGCTACTGGACGCCCTCCTCAAGACTGGCATACGCCTG GTGCGTGTGATGGAACGGCTGGGCTTGGGGCGCCACCTCAAGGCCACGCGAAGGTCTTCCAAGGTGCCGGAGGCCACCGCGAAGAAGCCGAAGGCCGAGCCCGGCGCGGGGTTCTTGGCGGTCAGCGACGTGGCTTTCGACGGCGTCCCCGTGCGCGTTTACCAGCCTCTGACGGCCAGCGAGGGCCGCCTAAGGAGAGGTCTGCTGTACATCCACGGAGGAGGCTGGGCCTACGGCAGTGCCA AGGACGGCGCGTACGATCGAGGCAGCTGCAAAATGTCCAAAGAGCTCAACATGGTCGTGGTTTCTGTCGA TTATCGTCTGTATCCCGAGACCCGCTTCCCGACGCCGTACCTGGAATGCCTCACGGCCGCCAAGCGCTTCCTGTCCCCGGGGGTGCTGGCCGAGTACGGCGTGGACCCCGAGCGCGTGGCCGTCTCGGGGGACAGCGCGGGGGGCAACCTGGCGGCGGCGCTCGCGCAGGAG aTTGCCATGGACGACAGCGTGAGGGTGAAGTTCAGCGTCCAAGCTTTGATCTACCCGGCGCTTCAGGCTTTGGACTTCAACACGCCGTCCTATCAGCAGAACCGGGACATGGTCATCCTCAACCGTCCGCTCATGGTCCAGTTTTGGCTGCAGTACCTGGGCGGCGACCTCTCCCTTAAGCCGCACCTCCTGGCCAACGAGCACAGCTTCAACGTTGCGCCGGAGTTTAGGGCTGGCCTGGACTGGACCGCCCTCCTCCTTCCCGAGCACCAGAAGGACTACTTTCCCGTACGTGGCGAGGGGCCTCGTGGTATGGAAA GAATCCTGGATGAAGTTGCGGGTCTGCTGGACGTGCGCGCGGCGCCCCTCCTGGCGGGACGCGAGGTTCTGGCCAAGTGCCCGCGGGCCTACGTGATGACGTGCGAGTACGACGTGCTGCGAGACGACGGGCTGATGTACGCGCGCCGCTTGAGGGACGCGGGCGTGGAGGTGACGGCCGAGCACCACCGAGACGGATTCCACGGATGCTTCACCCTCACCGTGTGGCCCTTCGAGTTCGACGTCGGGGTGAGGGCCTTCGCGGACTACGTCCGATGGCTGCGCGACAACTTGTAA
- the nceh1a gene encoding neutral cholesterol ester hydrolase 1a isoform X1, with amino-acid sequence MWLLWAAIAVSVAAVLRYCACTPLPCAIGQQWKLLLLDALLKTGIRLVKDNSTIVQGSAHHTRSPVRVMERLGLGRHLKATRRSSKVPEATAKKPKAEPGAGFLAVSDVAFDGVPVRVYQPLTASEGRLRRGLLYIHGGGWAYGSAKDGAYDRGSCKMSKELNMVVVSVDYRLYPETRFPTPYLECLTAAKRFLSPGVLAEYGVDPERVAVSGDSAGGNLAAALAQEIAMDDSVRVKFSVQALIYPALQALDFNTPSYQQNRDMVILNRPLMVQFWLQYLGGDLSLKPHLLANEHSFNVAPEFRAGLDWTALLLPEHQKDYFPVRGEGPRGMERILDEVAGLLDVRAAPLLAGREVLAKCPRAYVMTCEYDVLRDDGLMYARRLRDAGVEVTAEHHRDGFHGCFTLTVWPFEFDVGVRAFADYVRWLRDNL; translated from the exons ATGTGGCTGCTGTGGGCGGCTATCGCCGTCTCCGTGGCCGCGGTGCTGCGCTACTGCGCGTGCACACCGCTGCCCTGCGCCATTGGACAGCAGTGGAAGCTTTTGCTACTGGACGCCCTCCTCAAGACTGGCATACGCCTG GTGAAAGACAACAGTACAATAGTTCAGGGATCGGCACACCACACACGCTCACCG GTGCGTGTGATGGAACGGCTGGGCTTGGGGCGCCACCTCAAGGCCACGCGAAGGTCTTCCAAGGTGCCGGAGGCCACCGCGAAGAAGCCGAAGGCCGAGCCCGGCGCGGGGTTCTTGGCGGTCAGCGACGTGGCTTTCGACGGCGTCCCCGTGCGCGTTTACCAGCCTCTGACGGCCAGCGAGGGCCGCCTAAGGAGAGGTCTGCTGTACATCCACGGAGGAGGCTGGGCCTACGGCAGTGCCA AGGACGGCGCGTACGATCGAGGCAGCTGCAAAATGTCCAAAGAGCTCAACATGGTCGTGGTTTCTGTCGA TTATCGTCTGTATCCCGAGACCCGCTTCCCGACGCCGTACCTGGAATGCCTCACGGCCGCCAAGCGCTTCCTGTCCCCGGGGGTGCTGGCCGAGTACGGCGTGGACCCCGAGCGCGTGGCCGTCTCGGGGGACAGCGCGGGGGGCAACCTGGCGGCGGCGCTCGCGCAGGAG aTTGCCATGGACGACAGCGTGAGGGTGAAGTTCAGCGTCCAAGCTTTGATCTACCCGGCGCTTCAGGCTTTGGACTTCAACACGCCGTCCTATCAGCAGAACCGGGACATGGTCATCCTCAACCGTCCGCTCATGGTCCAGTTTTGGCTGCAGTACCTGGGCGGCGACCTCTCCCTTAAGCCGCACCTCCTGGCCAACGAGCACAGCTTCAACGTTGCGCCGGAGTTTAGGGCTGGCCTGGACTGGACCGCCCTCCTCCTTCCCGAGCACCAGAAGGACTACTTTCCCGTACGTGGCGAGGGGCCTCGTGGTATGGAAA GAATCCTGGATGAAGTTGCGGGTCTGCTGGACGTGCGCGCGGCGCCCCTCCTGGCGGGACGCGAGGTTCTGGCCAAGTGCCCGCGGGCCTACGTGATGACGTGCGAGTACGACGTGCTGCGAGACGACGGGCTGATGTACGCGCGCCGCTTGAGGGACGCGGGCGTGGAGGTGACGGCCGAGCACCACCGAGACGGATTCCACGGATGCTTCACCCTCACCGTGTGGCCCTTCGAGTTCGACGTCGGGGTGAGGGCCTTCGCGGACTACGTCCGATGGCTGCGCGACAACTTGTAA
- the nceh1a gene encoding neutral cholesterol ester hydrolase 1a isoform X4, whose product MWLLWAAIAVSVAAVLRYCACTPLPCAIGQQWKLLLLDALLKTGIRLVKDNSTIVQGSAHHTRSPVRVMERLGLGRHLKATRRSSKVPEATAKKPKAEPGAGFLAVSDVAFDGVPVRVYQPLTASEGRLRRGLLYIHGGGWAYGSAKDGAYDRGSCKMSKELNMVVVSVDYRLYPETRFPTPYLECLTAAKRFLSPGVLAEYGVDPERVAVSGDSAGGNLAAALAQEIAMDDSVRVKFSVQALIYPALQALDFNTPSYQQNRDMVILNRPLMVQFWLQYLGGDLSLKPHLLANEHSFNVAPEFRAGLDWTALLLPEHQKDYFPESWMKLRVCWTCARRPSWRDARFWPSARGPT is encoded by the exons ATGTGGCTGCTGTGGGCGGCTATCGCCGTCTCCGTGGCCGCGGTGCTGCGCTACTGCGCGTGCACACCGCTGCCCTGCGCCATTGGACAGCAGTGGAAGCTTTTGCTACTGGACGCCCTCCTCAAGACTGGCATACGCCTG GTGAAAGACAACAGTACAATAGTTCAGGGATCGGCACACCACACACGCTCACCG GTGCGTGTGATGGAACGGCTGGGCTTGGGGCGCCACCTCAAGGCCACGCGAAGGTCTTCCAAGGTGCCGGAGGCCACCGCGAAGAAGCCGAAGGCCGAGCCCGGCGCGGGGTTCTTGGCGGTCAGCGACGTGGCTTTCGACGGCGTCCCCGTGCGCGTTTACCAGCCTCTGACGGCCAGCGAGGGCCGCCTAAGGAGAGGTCTGCTGTACATCCACGGAGGAGGCTGGGCCTACGGCAGTGCCA AGGACGGCGCGTACGATCGAGGCAGCTGCAAAATGTCCAAAGAGCTCAACATGGTCGTGGTTTCTGTCGA TTATCGTCTGTATCCCGAGACCCGCTTCCCGACGCCGTACCTGGAATGCCTCACGGCCGCCAAGCGCTTCCTGTCCCCGGGGGTGCTGGCCGAGTACGGCGTGGACCCCGAGCGCGTGGCCGTCTCGGGGGACAGCGCGGGGGGCAACCTGGCGGCGGCGCTCGCGCAGGAG aTTGCCATGGACGACAGCGTGAGGGTGAAGTTCAGCGTCCAAGCTTTGATCTACCCGGCGCTTCAGGCTTTGGACTTCAACACGCCGTCCTATCAGCAGAACCGGGACATGGTCATCCTCAACCGTCCGCTCATGGTCCAGTTTTGGCTGCAGTACCTGGGCGGCGACCTCTCCCTTAAGCCGCACCTCCTGGCCAACGAGCACAGCTTCAACGTTGCGCCGGAGTTTAGGGCTGGCCTGGACTGGACCGCCCTCCTCCTTCCCGAGCACCAGAAGGACTACTTTCCC GAATCCTGGATGAAGTTGCGGGTCTGCTGGACGTGCGCGCGGCGCCCCTCCTGGCGGGACGCGAGGTTCTGGCCAAGTGCCCGCGGGCCTACGTGA